The region GGATGTGCTGGCCACCCGCTTGCATTTGACGCGCGAGCGCATTCGGCAAATTCAGATTGAAGCGCTGGCCAAGCTCAAGCGCAACATGATGCGCCACGGCATCGATCGCGATTCGATTTTTTAGGTCGGGGCGGCCGCCGCGTGCATGGGCTTTGCGGAGCCTGGGATAATCGCGCCCATGATTCAAGATTCAGAATGGCTCAAGGTCGAATCCATCGACCTCGACGCGCAGGGCGTGGCCCACAAAACGGATGGCAAGGTGGTTTTCATCGAGGGCGCATTGCCCGGTGAAGAGGTTCAGGTCACTACCGGCCGTAAAAAAAATAGCTGGGAACAGGGCACGATGACGGCGATGCGGCATGAAAGCTCGCAGCGCGTGACGCCCGGTTGCCCGCACTTTGGCCTGCATGCCGGGGCCTGCGGGGGCTGCAAGATGCAGCACCTTCACGCGGGTGCGCAAGTGGCCGTCAAGCAGCGGGTGGTGGAGGACAACCTCTGGCACTTGGGCAAGGTCAAGGCCGAAACCTTGTTGCGGCCTATTGAAGGGCCAACCTGGGGCTATCGCTACCGCGCTCGATTCTCGGTGCGCTATGTGCCCAAAAAGGCGCAGGTCCTGATCGGCTTTCACGAGCGCAAGAGCCGCTATGTGGCGGATATGCAGGTCTGCAAGGTGGTGCCGCAGCGCGTCAGTGATTTATTGATGCCGCTGCGCGACTTGATCGCCAGCATGGATGAGCGCGACCGTCTGCCGCAAATCGAATTGGCGATGGGTGACTCGGTGATTGCACTCGTGCTGCGCAACCTCAATCCGCTGCCTGATGCGGACAAGGCCCGCTTGCGCGACTTCGCGGCCAAGCATGATGTGCAGTGGTGGTTGCAGCCCAAAGGGCCGGACACGGTGCATTTGCTGGACGAGGGCGGGGCGCAATTGGCTTACAGCCTGCCTGAGTTTGGCGTGGTGATGCCCTTCAAGCCGACCGACTTCACTCAGGTGAATCCCCATATCAACGCCGTCTTGGTCGGCCGTGCGCTGCGCCTGCTGGATGTGCAGAAGGATGAGCGGGTGATCGACTGGTTCTGCGGCTTGGGCAATTTCACTTTGCCCCTGGCCACCAAGGCGCGCGAGGTGCTGGGCATCGAAGGCAGCGAGACCTTGGTGCAGCGCTCGCGCGAGAATGCCCGAGCCAACGGCTTGGCGGAGAAGACAAGCTTCGAGGCGCGCAATCTGTTTGAGATGACGCCGGCCTTGTTGGCGGCCGATGGCGTGGCCGACAAATGGCTGGTCGATCCGCCGCGGGATGGTGCTTTCGCCTTGGCAAAAGCGGTGGCTGATATCGCCCAAGACCCGAGCCTGGCACCTGGCTGGCAGCCGCCCAAGCGGATTGTTTACGTCAGTTGCAATCCGAGCACTCTGGCGCGCGACGCCGGCTTGCTGGTTAATGTGGCCGGCTACCGCTGCACGGCGGCCAGTGCGGTGAATATGTTCCCGCACACCTCACATGTCGAGAGCATTGCGGTGTTTGAACTCGACTCTGGCAATTGAGCCGGGTCTGAAACGAACAAAGGGCCCGAGGGCCCTTTGTTTCTTTATGCGCCGCGAAGCGGGTGCGCCATCAAGTGGAGCCCGTGGATCCGGCTTTGCCGGTCCATCGGCCTCGCCCCCTTGAGGGGGTGGCGCGTCAGCGCCTGCGGGGGAGGGTCATCAATCGCGCTCGCCGCCGAAGATGCCCAGCAGGGACAGCAGGCTCTGGAACACGTTGTAGATGTCCAGGTAGATCGCCAGTGTGGCCGAGATGTAGTTGGTCTCGCCGCCATCAATCACGCGCTTGATGTCGTAGAGCATGAAGGCGGAGAAGACGGCCATGGACAGAGCCAACATGGTCAGCATCAGGGCCGAGGATTGCAAGAAGATGTTCACCACGCCCACCACCAGCAAGATGATGGCGCCGACGAACAAGAACTTGCCCATGCCGGACAGGTCGCGCTTGATCACCGTGGCCAGCGAGGCCATGGCGAAGAAGATGGCGCCAGTGCCGCCGAAGGCCATCATGATCAGGCTGCTGCCGTTCCGGAAGCCCAGAA is a window of Paucibacter sp. KCTC 42545 DNA encoding:
- the rlmD gene encoding 23S rRNA (uracil(1939)-C(5))-methyltransferase RlmD, producing the protein MIQDSEWLKVESIDLDAQGVAHKTDGKVVFIEGALPGEEVQVTTGRKKNSWEQGTMTAMRHESSQRVTPGCPHFGLHAGACGGCKMQHLHAGAQVAVKQRVVEDNLWHLGKVKAETLLRPIEGPTWGYRYRARFSVRYVPKKAQVLIGFHERKSRYVADMQVCKVVPQRVSDLLMPLRDLIASMDERDRLPQIELAMGDSVIALVLRNLNPLPDADKARLRDFAAKHDVQWWLQPKGPDTVHLLDEGGAQLAYSLPEFGVVMPFKPTDFTQVNPHINAVLVGRALRLLDVQKDERVIDWFCGLGNFTLPLATKAREVLGIEGSETLVQRSRENARANGLAEKTSFEARNLFEMTPALLAADGVADKWLVDPPRDGAFALAKAVADIAQDPSLAPGWQPPKRIVYVSCNPSTLARDAGLLVNVAGYRCTAASAVNMFPHTSHVESIAVFELDSGN
- a CDS encoding Bax inhibitor-1/YccA family protein — protein: MNETLQTQYGGTAGAGMALERQRVLRNTYWLLALSMVPTVLGAWVGVSTGIMAAMGTGMSMIVFFAGAFGLMFVVEKTKNSSTGVYALLAFTFFMGLMLSRLLASILGFRNGSSLIMMAFGGTGAIFFAMASLATVIKRDLSGMGKFLFVGAIILLVVGVVNIFLQSSALMLTMLALSMAVFSAFMLYDIKRVIDGGETNYISATLAIYLDIYNVFQSLLSLLGIFGGERD